One region of Drosophila teissieri strain GT53w chromosome 2L, Prin_Dtei_1.1, whole genome shotgun sequence genomic DNA includes:
- the LOC122618324 gene encoding zinc finger protein ubi-d4 yields MASKSAYEKTLVVNIANFEKIQNVLNDKEKYKEILENSENFNTRLCIERRLRMPFLDPQTGVAQTHCSLFMKKKQRMPGLRHGQIYTYPSSRWRKPKRQYLLNPNQSFRAYQYREHTLQHSHHQTHQHHHHIPLSGVAVPQNPHIAESAAIAATDGNSMGASGDNDSKDSHANVEKEWFHDEMDTAHYHHGDEFEDDFDSDNDFDESYTSRGKRKKCTRPRRTNANVEGTPKRGRKGGGNRRKNAVDGESDRKRRGGGNSANTSAAAAAAAAAVAHAACTAAAAATTGLYASHSNSASPIPINDDNSQSALIVPTNIASSYEKTSSDAGASNDSIPLATMVGINAGLATSNVCNALPVQTGTNQSVFATGSKVKQRVERDIAQPSPYCDFCLGDQRENKKTNMPEELVSCSDCGRSGHPSCLQFTANMIISVKRYRWQCIECKYCSICGTSDNDDQLLFCDDCDRGYHMYCLSPPLMTPPEGSWSCKLCMEEFHKIK; encoded by the exons ATGGCTTCTAAATCTGCTTACGAAAAAACTTTGGTAGTAAACATAGCCAATTTTGAGAAAATTCAAAACGTTTTAAATGACAAGGAAAAGTACAAGGAGATTCTAGAAAACAGTGAGAATTTTAATACTCGTCTATGCATTGAACGGCGACTTCGTATGCCATTCCTCGATCCCCAGACAGGTGTCGCACAGACACATTGTTCCCTctttatgaaaaaaaaacagcgaaTGCCGGGTCTTCGGCATGGTCAGATATACACTTATCCATCATCCAGGTGGCGCAAACCCAAACGTCAGTACTTACTTAACCCGAATCAAAGTTTCCGAGCCTATCAATATCGCGAGCACACTCTTCAGCACTCCCACCATCAAACGCATCAGCATCACCACCATATACCTTTGTCTGGTGTTGCTGTACCACAAAATCCTCACATAGCTGAAAGCGCAG CCATTGCTGCTACGGATGGCAACTCCATGGGAGCATCGGGAGATAATGATAGTAAGGACTCACATGCAAACGTCGAAAAGGAATGGTTCCACGATGAAATGGACACAGCACATTATCATCATGGCGATGAATTTGAGGATGACTTTGATTCAGATAACGATTTTGATGAGTCTTACACCAGCAGGGGCAAACGCAAAAAATGTACGAGACCTCGAAGAACAAATGCAAACGTAGAAGGCACTCCTAAACGGGGTCGTAAAGGTGGTG GCAATCGTCGAAAAAATGCTGTTGACGGAGAATCTGATCGAAAACGTAGAGGTGGTGGAAATAGTGCAAACACatccgcagccgcagcagcagctgccgccgctgtcGCACATGCAGCGTGTACTGCGGCTGCTGCCGCCACCACAGGGCTCTATGCATCTCATTCAAACTCAGCTTCGCCTATTCCCATCAATGACGACAATTCACAGTCAGCACTCATAGTGCCAACAAACATAGCGTCGTCGTACGAAAAGACTTCAAGCGATGCTGGAGCTTCTAATGACTCAATTCCCCTAGCAACAATGGTTGGAATAAACGCAGGACTGGCAACCTCAAATGTTTGCAATGCGCTTCCGGTGCAAACAGGAACAAATCAATCGGTGTTTGCTACTGGTAGTAAGGTAAAACAACGAGTAGAACGTGACATAGCCCAACCATCACCTTATTGTGACTTTTGTCTGGGAGATCAgcgagaaaataaaaaaaccaaTATGCCCGAAGAGCTTGTATCGTGCTCGGATTGTGGTCGTTCCGGTCATCCATCGTGTCTACAGTTCACGGCAAACATGATTATATCAGTAAAACGTTATCGTTGGCAATGCATTGAATGCAAGTACTGTTCCATATGTGGGACCTCTGACAATGACGACCAACTATTATTTTGTGACGATTGTGACCGGGGATACCATATGTACTGCCTGTCACCACCGCTTATGACTCCACCAGAGGGCTCTTGGAGCTGCAAGTTATGCATGGAGGAGTTCCACAAGATTAAATAA